The following coding sequences lie in one Deltaproteobacteria bacterium genomic window:
- a CDS encoding tetratricopeptide repeat protein: MECPEENVVVDFVRGEVDDELRVVIERHLDGCAACLQVVGELARIFQLPVDADAGTFGGGETLVETSPMTGTAGKTRKDDVFVAGLHEGSKLGRYVVLSRVGAGGMGVVFAAYDPELDRKVAIKLMRSAPGGSGPKELADQRARLLREAQAMAKLSHANVITVHDVGTIDGQVFVAMEFIDGTTLSGWLRERPRTWREVMTVVLAAGRGLAAAHAAGLVHRDFKPDNVLIGKDGRVLVTDFGLARPAAGRTDAFATVGGNSSQKVLGIALTQTGALVGTPAYMAPEQLAGERSDALADQFSFCIAAYEGLYGERPFAGRVLSELIANVSDGAVRPPSVKAAVPRWLRRALLRGLAVRREERYPSMDALLQSLAHDPWRRWRQAAIVGVPAIVVGAATLAYQQHEQPRAAAYCQDVRDKLDDVWDDGRRDAVRRRFEAAGAAWATDGYDHVARKLDPYAEQWLAMQTQACRDEVEGARPQAVLALQMTCLERRRDALAALGELLASGDAATLERAIDAADNLPALDVCGDLERLMAREGSVDATIDPETRRSLDAALARAKVLIDASALAAARTEATALIERTKSAGYARGEAFARHLVAVAYDLGGETESAERSYHEALSASLASGDAEVVVRASIGLLWVSTQASRPLIEADRWYAHGKGALERMGGDPELAAELERTIAVAYLQHGELETAEVHARASVKLREESFGADHASLGLPLGTLGEVLAAQDRMEPAREAFERARTLIEREYGELHPNAAAANDNLGALLAESGDLEAALTPMRRGLAIREAALGVDHPSNAASHHNIAGALRELGRIDEARVHAQRELAIARLAFGDGDSEYASALGNLALCDAEDGRHDAAAAGFRQAREVVLASLGKRHPQVAFYSGGLAAELLALQRASEAIEFAQEALDVRLAALGPEHFKVGLSERLLADVLLAALRPDDAIPHAEHAIAILTGKVGDASALGQSQFALARALWDSPTHRDRERARELARTALATVKTRKPVDASDVDGIEAWLEAHP; this comes from the coding sequence ATGGAGTGCCCCGAGGAGAACGTCGTGGTGGACTTCGTGCGCGGCGAGGTCGACGACGAGCTCCGCGTCGTGATCGAGCGCCACCTCGACGGCTGCGCCGCGTGCCTGCAGGTGGTCGGCGAGCTCGCACGCATCTTCCAGCTCCCAGTCGATGCCGACGCCGGCACCTTCGGCGGCGGCGAGACCTTGGTCGAGACCTCGCCCATGACCGGCACGGCCGGCAAGACCCGCAAGGACGACGTGTTCGTCGCCGGGCTGCACGAGGGCTCGAAGCTCGGCCGCTACGTGGTGCTGTCGCGCGTGGGCGCGGGCGGCATGGGCGTCGTGTTCGCGGCCTACGATCCCGAGCTCGATCGCAAGGTCGCGATCAAGCTCATGCGCAGCGCGCCCGGCGGATCGGGCCCGAAGGAGCTCGCCGATCAACGCGCGCGACTGCTGCGCGAGGCGCAGGCGATGGCGAAGCTCTCCCACGCCAACGTCATCACCGTGCACGACGTCGGTACCATCGACGGGCAGGTGTTCGTCGCGATGGAGTTCATCGACGGCACCACGCTCTCGGGCTGGCTGCGCGAGCGGCCACGGACGTGGCGAGAGGTGATGACGGTGGTATTGGCCGCCGGCCGCGGACTCGCGGCCGCGCACGCGGCAGGCCTGGTGCACCGCGACTTCAAGCCCGACAACGTGCTCATCGGCAAGGACGGCCGCGTGCTGGTCACCGACTTCGGCCTGGCCCGGCCGGCCGCGGGTCGCACCGACGCGTTCGCGACCGTCGGCGGCAACAGCAGCCAGAAGGTGCTCGGGATTGCACTCACGCAGACCGGCGCGCTGGTCGGCACGCCGGCGTACATGGCACCGGAGCAGCTCGCCGGCGAGCGTAGCGACGCCTTGGCCGATCAGTTCAGCTTCTGCATCGCCGCCTATGAGGGCCTCTATGGCGAGCGCCCCTTCGCCGGCCGGGTGCTCTCCGAGCTCATCGCCAACGTGTCCGACGGCGCGGTGCGACCGCCATCGGTGAAGGCCGCCGTGCCGCGATGGTTGCGGCGCGCCCTCTTGCGCGGTCTCGCGGTTCGCCGCGAGGAACGATACCCCTCGATGGACGCGCTGCTGCAGTCGCTCGCCCACGATCCGTGGCGACGATGGCGACAGGCGGCGATCGTCGGCGTGCCCGCAATCGTCGTCGGCGCCGCGACGCTCGCCTACCAGCAGCACGAGCAGCCCCGCGCGGCCGCGTACTGCCAGGATGTCCGCGACAAGCTCGACGACGTGTGGGACGACGGCCGTCGCGACGCCGTGCGTCGGCGGTTCGAAGCCGCCGGGGCCGCGTGGGCCACGGATGGCTACGACCACGTCGCGCGCAAGCTCGATCCCTACGCCGAGCAGTGGCTCGCGATGCAGACCCAGGCCTGCCGCGACGAGGTCGAGGGCGCGCGACCGCAGGCCGTGTTGGCGCTGCAGATGACCTGCCTCGAGCGGCGTCGCGACGCACTCGCCGCGCTGGGCGAGCTGCTGGCGTCCGGCGATGCCGCCACCCTCGAGCGCGCCATCGATGCCGCCGACAACCTGCCCGCACTCGACGTGTGCGGCGACCTCGAGCGGCTGATGGCGCGAGAGGGCTCGGTCGATGCGACCATCGATCCCGAGACGCGACGCTCGCTCGACGCGGCCCTGGCACGGGCCAAGGTGCTGATCGATGCCTCTGCGCTGGCGGCCGCGCGCACCGAGGCCACCGCGCTGATCGAGCGCACGAAGTCGGCCGGCTATGCCCGCGGCGAGGCCTTCGCCCGGCACCTGGTGGCAGTCGCGTACGATCTCGGCGGCGAGACGGAATCCGCCGAGCGCAGCTACCACGAGGCGCTCTCGGCCTCGCTCGCCAGCGGGGATGCGGAGGTGGTCGTGCGGGCGTCGATCGGCCTGCTATGGGTGAGCACGCAGGCGAGCCGCCCGCTCATCGAAGCCGATCGCTGGTACGCCCACGGCAAGGGCGCGCTCGAGCGCATGGGCGGCGATCCAGAGCTCGCGGCCGAGCTCGAGCGGACGATCGCTGTCGCCTACCTGCAGCACGGTGAGCTCGAGACCGCCGAGGTACACGCGCGTGCGTCGGTGAAGCTCCGCGAGGAGAGCTTCGGCGCCGACCATGCCAGCCTCGGGTTGCCGCTCGGCACCTTGGGCGAGGTGTTGGCCGCGCAGGATCGCATGGAACCCGCGCGCGAGGCCTTCGAGCGCGCGCGGACATTGATCGAGCGCGAGTATGGCGAGCTGCACCCCAATGCCGCCGCCGCGAACGACAACCTCGGTGCACTGTTGGCAGAGTCCGGCGATCTCGAGGCCGCGCTCACGCCGATGCGACGCGGGCTGGCGATCCGCGAGGCCGCGCTCGGCGTGGATCATCCCAGCAATGCGGCGTCGCACCACAATATCGCGGGGGCGCTGCGCGAGCTCGGACGCATCGACGAGGCCCGCGTCCACGCGCAGCGCGAGCTGGCGATCGCCCGCCTCGCCTTCGGCGACGGTGACTCCGAGTACGCCAGCGCGCTCGGCAACCTGGCGCTGTGTGACGCCGAGGACGGGCGGCACGACGCGGCCGCCGCGGGATTCCGACAGGCCCGCGAGGTCGTGCTCGCGAGCCTGGGCAAGCGTCACCCGCAGGTGGCGTTCTACAGCGGTGGCCTCGCCGCCGAGCTGCTCGCGCTCCAGCGCGCGAGCGAGGCGATCGAGTTCGCCCAGGAGGCACTCGACGTGCGCCTGGCCGCGTTGGGCCCAGAGCACTTCAAGGTCGGCCTCAGCGAGCGCCTGCTCGCCGATGTCCTGCTCGCCGCCCTTCGCCCCGACGACGCCATCCCCCACGCCGAGCATGCGATCGCGATCCTCACTGGCAAAGTCGGCGACGCGAGCGCGCTCGGCCAATCGCAGTTCGCCCTCGCCCGTGCGCTGTGGGATTCGCCGACGCACCGTGATCGCGAGCGCGCCAGGGAGCTGGCTCGCACCGCGCTCGCGACCGTGAAGACCCGCAAGCCCGTGGATGCCAGCGACGTCGACGGCATCGAGGCGTGGCTCGAGGCCCATCCGTGA
- a CDS encoding FecR domain-containing protein, with protein MDDTQRERLRALDEALGTVPLPSHLPERISASVEARGARRSLGAVLVLATAAVVLAFVVGRGSVSPSSELIVASPADAPAIPPPKVVAPAIADAPIRRWDDRLEATAGCAITGTQTLSVQGDCRLRLDAPALELEVWRGARLEPAEHGVRLHSGTALFHVEKIAAGAPRVRIEVTAGAIEVIGTRFVVTADETGGHVDLIEGAIAFVDLAGKTHPIAAGQRLGWDGTHVRADAVVPSTPPRRSGKPEPGVALDEGLERVASLRRSGRYRDAIEVLVALRRSTGTDEAAAAVLSFEEGTLRARTDRPDAVCAYWRGHLARFGAGDHAASITAQMDDAGCGAP; from the coding sequence ATGGATGACACCCAGCGCGAGCGGCTGCGAGCTCTCGACGAGGCGCTGGGCACGGTGCCACTGCCGAGCCACCTGCCAGAGCGCATCTCGGCGAGCGTCGAGGCGCGCGGCGCCCGACGATCGCTCGGTGCGGTGCTCGTGCTCGCCACCGCCGCGGTGGTGCTGGCGTTCGTGGTCGGTCGCGGATCGGTGTCGCCGAGCTCCGAGCTGATCGTGGCGAGCCCCGCCGATGCGCCGGCGATCCCACCGCCGAAGGTGGTTGCGCCCGCGATCGCCGACGCACCGATCCGACGCTGGGACGATCGCCTCGAGGCCACGGCCGGCTGCGCGATCACGGGCACGCAGACGCTGTCGGTGCAGGGCGACTGTCGGCTGCGCCTGGATGCGCCCGCGCTCGAGCTCGAGGTCTGGCGCGGCGCACGGCTCGAACCGGCCGAGCACGGCGTGCGCCTGCACTCGGGCACCGCGCTCTTCCACGTCGAGAAGATTGCTGCCGGGGCCCCGCGCGTGCGGATCGAGGTCACCGCCGGTGCAATCGAGGTGATCGGCACGCGCTTCGTCGTGACCGCCGACGAGACCGGCGGCCATGTCGATCTCATCGAAGGCGCGATCGCGTTTGTGGATCTCGCGGGCAAGACCCATCCGATCGCCGCGGGACAACGGCTCGGCTGGGACGGCACGCACGTCCGCGCCGACGCGGTGGTGCCCTCCACCCCACCGCGGCGCAGCGGCAAGCCCGAACCCGGCGTCGCGCTCGACGAGGGGCTCGAGCGCGTTGCGAGCCTGCGTCGCAGCGGGCGCTACCGCGACGCCATCGAGGTGTTGGTGGCGCTTCGCCGCAGCACCGGCACCGACGAGGCCGCAGCCGCCGTGCTGTCGTTCGAGGAGGGCACGTTGCGCGCTCGAACCGACCGGCCCGATGCCGTGTGCGCCTACTGGCGGGGGCACCTCGCGCGCTTCGGCGCGGGCGACCACGCGGCGTCGATCACCGCGCAGATGGATGACGCCGGCTGCGGTGCGCCCTGA
- a CDS encoding sigma-70 family RNA polymerase sigma factor codes for MYVVSQTRRAADAQAPPASHEAIVAGLYREHAALSFKLALRYGRGDRQWAEDLVHDVFLEVHRHAERIAQMESPRGWIVRATTSRCLNRLRRERWLDSPWLRWMLATPPRSAEDPERARVVHGELGELFDAVNRLPDAQRLCFWMRHVDGMSQPEIAAVLGYGKSYVCKLLQRAEAAVSHLQDPERDHG; via the coding sequence ATGTACGTCGTGAGCCAGACCCGCAGAGCCGCCGACGCGCAGGCCCCCCCGGCCAGCCACGAAGCGATCGTGGCAGGGCTCTACCGCGAACACGCCGCGCTGTCGTTCAAGCTCGCGCTGCGGTACGGCCGCGGCGATCGCCAGTGGGCCGAGGACCTCGTGCACGACGTCTTCCTCGAGGTCCATCGCCACGCCGAACGCATCGCGCAGATGGAGAGTCCACGTGGCTGGATCGTGCGCGCGACCACCAGCCGATGCCTCAATCGCCTGCGTCGCGAGCGTTGGCTCGACTCGCCATGGCTGCGGTGGATGTTGGCGACGCCGCCGCGCAGCGCCGAGGATCCCGAGCGCGCGCGCGTGGTTCATGGCGAGCTCGGCGAGCTGTTCGATGCCGTGAACCGCCTGCCCGACGCGCAGCGGCTGTGCTTCTGGATGCGCCACGTCGACGGCATGTCGCAGCCCGAGATCGCCGCGGTGCTGGGCTACGGTAAGAGCTACGTGTGCAAGCTGCTGCAGCGTGCCGAGGCGGCCGTGTCCCACCTGCAAGACCCGGAGCGGGATCATGGATGA
- a CDS encoding serine/threonine protein kinase, protein MSSSSARLLDEDTGSLTATEGDDHHSPRAGELPARVGRYVVLERIGAGGMGVVLSAYDGELDRVVALKLLHPGSRSLNAGPRLAREAQALARLSHPYVVPIFDVGSDDGRTFIAMQLVPGRTLGAWLRERRRSAAEVLAMFVQAGRGLAAAHRAGIVHRDFKPENVLIGEDGVARVVDFGLALGRGDLESMPQPVAERSLLETPLTATGLLVGTRAYVAPEQLRRLPADARSDQYGYCVALHEALFGTRPRFDDRDPSRRLSVARTGSPVRDRVPGRVRRALARGLAIDPAARFADMDALIQALVGTAARRRVLAAVALASVAMVAMQRAGAATDEPCARAGDRVRAIWDDDARDRVERAMHATGVGYAAQSFELVARELDAHRAAGVAAARQTCLATDAQADAMQACVAQREAALAAVVSVLGDLDARSIERARSVAFGLPRFDDCLDAERAAGEPAMPADPTLREQVDALRHELATVDALRDARRFDDGLALAGDLQARARATGFAPLIAEATLAQGSVLEMLGEHAAAEQALGDAAWLAIAHGEDRTALAAMTRLVGLVGYHLARVDDAEAWSRHAWATTQRVSPTARELALLHNNLGAVQFRAGAYADAERTYLGVVDMLADTRDSGERQELASAYNNLGNVYARQNRLLESETAIARGVDVLVELLGAGHPTVAAVLINLGSAAYDQGRYAVAETYLLRASELLRDSVGERHPSYATALTNLGPVRFRLGRLAEAEAALEASIELKRARLGARHPDLALSLNNLGEVYRDHGRVDEALTVHREALAIWRDLDPEHPYASYPRTNVGLDLLAQGHVGEAAAALEEVVAGCERRSCDATIVAAARFGLAQAVVADDRPRALALAREAAASYRSIGGRYDHELARIDAWLAAR, encoded by the coding sequence TTGTCGTCGTCATCCGCGCGGCTGCTGGACGAGGACACCGGGTCGCTGACGGCGACCGAAGGCGACGACCACCACTCGCCACGCGCGGGCGAGCTGCCGGCCCGCGTCGGCCGCTACGTGGTGCTCGAACGCATCGGCGCCGGCGGCATGGGGGTGGTACTGAGCGCCTACGACGGCGAGCTCGATCGCGTGGTCGCACTCAAGCTGCTGCACCCCGGCTCGCGCTCGCTCAACGCGGGCCCTCGCCTGGCCCGCGAGGCCCAGGCGCTCGCGCGACTGTCCCACCCGTACGTGGTGCCGATCTTCGACGTCGGTAGCGACGATGGCCGGACCTTCATCGCGATGCAGCTGGTGCCCGGTCGCACGCTGGGCGCGTGGCTGCGCGAGCGCCGACGCAGCGCCGCCGAGGTGCTCGCGATGTTCGTGCAGGCCGGTCGTGGCCTCGCAGCGGCCCACCGCGCCGGCATCGTGCACCGCGACTTCAAGCCCGAGAACGTGCTGATCGGCGAGGACGGTGTCGCGCGCGTGGTCGACTTCGGGCTCGCGCTGGGTCGCGGCGACCTCGAGAGCATGCCGCAGCCGGTCGCCGAGCGGTCGCTGCTCGAGACACCGCTGACGGCGACCGGCCTGCTGGTCGGGACGCGCGCGTACGTGGCCCCCGAGCAGCTGCGTCGGCTGCCCGCCGACGCGCGCTCCGATCAGTACGGCTACTGCGTCGCGCTGCACGAGGCGCTGTTCGGCACGCGGCCGCGCTTCGACGATCGCGATCCGTCGCGACGCCTGAGCGTCGCACGGACCGGCAGCCCCGTGCGTGACCGCGTGCCCGGCCGCGTGCGCAGGGCACTCGCGCGGGGGCTCGCGATCGATCCGGCCGCGCGCTTCGCCGACATGGACGCGCTGATCCAGGCGCTGGTGGGCACGGCCGCGCGGCGCCGCGTGCTGGCGGCGGTGGCCCTCGCGAGCGTCGCCATGGTCGCGATGCAACGCGCAGGTGCGGCAACCGACGAACCCTGTGCCCGCGCCGGCGATCGCGTACGCGCGATCTGGGACGATGATGCCCGCGATCGCGTCGAGCGAGCCATGCACGCCACCGGTGTCGGCTATGCCGCACAGAGCTTCGAGCTGGTCGCGCGCGAGCTCGACGCCCATCGAGCGGCCGGCGTGGCGGCGGCACGGCAGACCTGCCTGGCCACGGACGCGCAGGCCGACGCGATGCAGGCGTGCGTCGCCCAGCGCGAGGCCGCGCTCGCAGCGGTCGTATCGGTGCTCGGAGACCTCGACGCGCGTTCGATCGAGCGCGCCCGCAGCGTCGCCTTCGGGCTGCCCCGCTTCGACGACTGCCTCGATGCCGAGCGCGCCGCGGGCGAGCCGGCGATGCCGGCCGATCCGACCCTGCGCGAGCAGGTCGACGCGCTGCGCCACGAGCTGGCCACGGTCGACGCGCTCCGCGATGCCCGACGCTTCGACGATGGCCTGGCGCTCGCGGGTGATCTGCAGGCGCGCGCCCGCGCGACCGGCTTCGCGCCGCTCATCGCCGAGGCCACGCTCGCGCAGGGCAGCGTGCTCGAGATGCTGGGCGAGCACGCCGCGGCAGAGCAAGCGCTCGGCGACGCGGCGTGGTTGGCGATCGCCCACGGCGAGGACCGCACCGCGCTCGCGGCCATGACGCGTCTGGTCGGCCTGGTCGGCTACCACCTCGCGCGCGTCGACGATGCCGAAGCGTGGTCGCGCCACGCGTGGGCCACGACGCAGCGGGTCTCACCCACGGCCCGCGAGCTGGCGTTGCTGCACAACAACCTCGGCGCGGTGCAGTTCCGTGCGGGCGCGTACGCCGACGCCGAGCGCACCTACCTCGGCGTGGTCGACATGCTCGCCGACACGCGCGACTCCGGCGAACGCCAGGAGCTCGCGAGCGCATACAACAACCTCGGCAACGTCTACGCGCGGCAGAACCGGCTGCTCGAGTCGGAGACTGCGATCGCACGCGGCGTCGACGTGCTCGTCGAGCTGCTGGGCGCCGGCCACCCCACGGTCGCGGCCGTGCTCATCAACCTCGGCAGTGCCGCCTACGACCAGGGCCGCTATGCGGTCGCCGAGACCTACCTGCTGCGCGCCAGCGAGCTGCTGCGCGACTCGGTGGGCGAGCGACACCCGTCGTATGCGACCGCGCTGACCAACCTCGGCCCGGTGCGCTTCCGGCTCGGTCGCCTGGCGGAGGCCGAGGCGGCGTTGGAGGCCTCGATCGAACTCAAGCGCGCGCGGCTGGGCGCGCGACACCCCGATCTCGCGCTCAGCCTCAACAACCTCGGCGAGGTCTACCGCGACCACGGGCGCGTCGACGAGGCGCTGACCGTTCACCGCGAAGCGTTGGCGATCTGGCGTGACCTCGATCCCGAGCACCCGTATGCCAGCTACCCGCGCACCAACGTTGGTCTCGATCTGCTGGCCCAGGGCCACGTCGGCGAGGCCGCCGCGGCGCTCGAGGAGGTCGTCGCGGGCTGCGAGCGTCGCAGCTGCGACGCGACCATCGTCGCCGCCGCTCGCTTCGGGCTCGCCCAGGCCGTGGTCGCCGACGATCGCCCGCGGGCGCTCGCGCTCGCCCGCGAAGCCGCCGCGAGCTATCGCAGCATCGGCGGCCGCTACGACCACGAGCTCGCGCGCATCGACGCATGGCTCGCGGCGCGCTGA
- a CDS encoding sigma-70 family RNA polymerase sigma factor: MAEGEGLVSEFLAAAPASARPAFEAVEDLGERLQAILGEAKAALGSITSSDAGFAAHLGHLVPADGNPDLLDRLRAADLYLAYGCASGETVALEAFETEFGRDIDLAIARSGNVNLGKDEFRQLVRNKLFVATPGRRPKIADYAGRGDLRSWVRVTALRMIVDLVRHHAGDREVSLEAEALGAIPAPGDDPELDYIQRVYKTEFKEALTTAFGRLTARERNLLRHQVLHGLNIDQVGALYHVHRTTAFRWIEKARRSLLQHARDALKQRLLVASGEFMSIMRVVQGDLEVSVRRLLVSDIEVEPPE; the protein is encoded by the coding sequence GTGGCAGAAGGCGAAGGCCTCGTGTCCGAGTTCCTCGCCGCCGCACCCGCGAGCGCGCGACCGGCATTCGAAGCCGTGGAGGATCTCGGCGAGCGACTCCAGGCGATCCTCGGCGAGGCGAAGGCGGCCCTGGGGTCGATCACGTCGAGTGACGCAGGCTTCGCCGCCCACCTCGGCCACCTGGTGCCGGCCGACGGCAACCCCGATCTGCTCGATCGCCTGCGCGCCGCCGATCTGTACCTCGCGTACGGCTGCGCGTCGGGTGAGACGGTCGCACTCGAGGCGTTCGAGACCGAGTTCGGCCGCGACATCGATCTCGCGATCGCGCGCTCGGGCAACGTGAACCTCGGCAAGGACGAGTTCCGCCAGCTGGTCCGCAACAAGCTGTTCGTGGCGACGCCAGGCCGTCGCCCGAAGATCGCCGACTACGCCGGGCGCGGCGATCTGCGCAGTTGGGTGCGCGTCACGGCGCTGCGCATGATCGTCGACCTGGTCCGGCACCACGCCGGCGACCGCGAGGTCTCGCTCGAGGCGGAGGCGCTCGGCGCGATCCCGGCGCCCGGCGACGATCCCGAGCTCGACTACATCCAGCGGGTCTACAAGACCGAGTTCAAGGAGGCGCTCACCACCGCCTTCGGTCGGCTGACCGCGCGCGAGCGCAACCTCCTGCGCCACCAGGTGCTGCACGGACTCAACATCGACCAGGTCGGCGCGCTGTACCACGTGCACCGCACGACCGCGTTTCGGTGGATCGAGAAGGCTCGGCGCTCGTTGCTGCAGCACGCCCGCGACGCGCTCAAGCAGCGCCTGCTCGTCGCCAGCGGCGAGTTCATGAGCATCATGCGGGTGGTGCAGGGCGATCTCGAGGTCAGCGTGCGACGGCTGCTGGTCTCGGACATCGAGGTCGAGCCGCCCGAGTGA